A window from Kovacikia minuta CCNUW1 encodes these proteins:
- a CDS encoding pyridoxamine 5'-phosphate oxidase family protein, whose amino-acid sequence MAKLFDCITDDLQKFIAKQHLFFVATAPLSATGHVNLSPKGLDTFRILSRDRVAYLDLTGSGNETSAHLQENGRITFMFCAFEGPPLILRLYGKGYTVLPGASEWDALYKLFSPLPGIRQIIVGEIDRVQTSCGTAVPLFEPIGQRDNLVKWAQNKGEQGLHDYWQQKNFVSIDGLPTPLGKQ is encoded by the coding sequence ATGGCAAAACTCTTTGACTGCATAACGGATGATCTGCAAAAGTTCATTGCCAAACAACACCTGTTCTTTGTCGCCACTGCACCGTTGAGTGCGACCGGTCACGTTAACCTGTCTCCTAAAGGATTGGATACGTTTCGGATTCTTTCCCGCGATCGGGTTGCTTACCTTGATCTGACCGGGAGTGGCAACGAAACCTCCGCCCATTTGCAGGAAAATGGACGCATTACCTTTATGTTCTGCGCCTTTGAGGGACCACCCCTGATCCTGCGCCTTTACGGAAAGGGCTATACCGTCCTACCGGGTGCTTCCGAGTGGGATGCACTTTATAAATTGTTTTCTCCCCTGCCTGGAATCCGGCAAATTATTGTGGGCGAGATCGATCGGGTGCAAACCTCCTGCGGTACCGCTGTTCCCTTATTTGAGCCGATCGGTCAGCGAGACAATCTGGTGAAATGGGCACAGAACAAAGGCGAACAGGGATTGCACGATTACTGGCAACAGAAAAACTTCGTCAGTATCGATGGTTTACCAACGCCTTTGGGGAAGCAGTAG
- a CDS encoding iron uptake porin, whose product MCFNMLRNSLLASPLVLGMMWTGSAAASMPSATEDTVANVDPAEQVTSVSQLSDVKPTDWAFQALQSLVERYGCIVGYPDKTYRGNRALSRYEFAAGVNACMDRMNELLTAALSDFVRKEDLITIQKLQEEFAAELAVLRGRIDALEVRTATLERQQFSTTTKLVGEVIFNVSDIFGNQVDDLNNTVFQDRVRLGLLTSFTGKDLLTTRLAAGNRESFLLPPNVIGLNRGTAEGLPAFSVGNGTGNSVFVDRLDYTFPIGERLRAFVVAAGGHTGYYTYSTVNPYFEDFDGGNGAISTFAQESPIYRIGGGSGATLNFAIDPDKRFVLSGGYLATNANDPSPGNGLFNGSYSAFGQLTVTPTDWIQVGLTYVHAYHKPGTAIFNLGETNNRFYTGTVAANAFHSGLGVSAITNSYGVQASVKLTPHIVLNGFGGFTDLTLIDTGGGEIWYYGGGLAFPDLFRKGNLGGIFVGREPYLGSVDVGGGLPAALLGVPGSARLGNFGINNSTSLHVEAFYKFQVTNNISVTPGVVWITNPDQEGNNDDFVVGTIRTTFSF is encoded by the coding sequence ATGTGCTTTAACATGCTCAGAAATTCATTACTGGCTTCCCCGCTGGTTTTGGGGATGATGTGGACAGGTTCCGCTGCTGCCTCGATGCCATCTGCCACTGAGGACACTGTTGCCAATGTTGATCCCGCAGAGCAGGTGACCTCTGTTTCCCAGCTTTCCGATGTCAAGCCAACGGACTGGGCGTTTCAGGCATTGCAATCCCTGGTGGAGCGCTACGGCTGCATCGTCGGCTATCCGGACAAAACCTATCGGGGTAATCGTGCCCTCAGCCGCTACGAGTTTGCTGCTGGGGTTAATGCTTGTATGGATCGGATGAATGAGCTGTTAACCGCAGCCTTATCGGATTTCGTCAGAAAGGAAGACCTGATCACAATTCAAAAGCTTCAGGAAGAGTTTGCGGCTGAACTTGCCGTCCTGCGAGGCAGAATTGATGCCCTGGAAGTGCGTACTGCTACCCTGGAACGGCAGCAATTTTCGACTACCACCAAACTGGTGGGTGAAGTCATCTTTAATGTCAGCGACATCTTTGGGAATCAGGTTGATGACCTGAATAACACCGTGTTTCAGGATCGGGTACGTTTAGGGTTACTGACGAGTTTCACGGGTAAGGATTTGCTGACAACCCGACTGGCGGCAGGCAATCGGGAGAGCTTTTTGCTGCCCCCGAATGTGATTGGGCTGAATCGGGGCACGGCTGAAGGTTTACCTGCCTTTAGCGTCGGCAACGGCACAGGAAATTCCGTATTTGTCGATCGCCTCGATTACACCTTCCCGATCGGGGAACGGCTGAGAGCATTTGTGGTCGCAGCCGGAGGGCACACGGGGTATTACACCTACAGTACAGTTAACCCCTACTTTGAAGACTTCGATGGGGGCAATGGAGCTATCTCCACCTTTGCCCAGGAAAGCCCGATCTATCGGATCGGGGGTGGATCGGGGGCAACCCTTAATTTTGCGATCGATCCAGATAAGCGCTTTGTACTATCGGGTGGCTACCTGGCAACAAACGCCAACGATCCCTCTCCCGGCAATGGCTTGTTTAACGGCAGCTATTCTGCTTTTGGGCAATTGACTGTCACCCCCACGGATTGGATTCAAGTCGGTTTAACCTATGTGCATGCCTATCACAAGCCTGGTACTGCTATTTTCAACCTGGGTGAAACAAACAATAGGTTCTATACGGGTACCGTAGCGGCAAATGCCTTCCATTCAGGTTTAGGGGTTTCAGCTATCACCAATTCCTATGGCGTCCAGGCTTCGGTTAAACTCACGCCCCACATTGTCCTGAATGGCTTTGGAGGCTTTACCGATTTGACCCTGATCGATACCGGCGGAGGTGAAATCTGGTACTACGGGGGTGGGCTTGCCTTCCCCGATTTGTTTCGGAAAGGAAACCTGGGCGGAATCTTCGTTGGGCGCGAACCCTACCTGGGCAGTGTTGATGTTGGAGGTGGGTTGCCCGCTGCCCTCCTGGGTGTACCAGGCTCAGCCAGACTGGGCAACTTTGGGATTAACAACAGCACTTCCCTCCATGTTGAAGCTTTTTATAAGTTCCAGGTGACCAACAATATTTCAGTCACGCCGGGTGTGGTTTGGATTACCAACCCAGACCAGGAAGGAAATAACGATGATTTTGTGGTTGGAACCATTCGGACAACGTTTAGTTTCTAG
- a CDS encoding type II toxin-antitoxin system VapC family toxin — translation MRILLDTHIFLWFISGDAQLSMNVRDAIRDPDNEVYLSAVSVWEAIVKYQLGKLPLPESPETYLPKQRELHQIASLALEESSVVQLAKLPPLHRDPFDRMLVCQALQNGLTIATVDSAVRAYPVSFI, via the coding sequence ATGAGAATTTTGCTAGATACGCATATCTTTTTGTGGTTCATCAGTGGTGATGCCCAGTTGTCAATGAATGTTCGAGATGCAATTCGTGATCCAGATAATGAAGTCTACCTGAGTGCAGTTTCTGTCTGGGAAGCAATTGTCAAATATCAGTTGGGCAAGCTTCCTCTGCCAGAGTCTCCCGAAACATATTTGCCTAAGCAGCGCGAGCTTCATCAAATTGCCAGCCTTGCTCTAGAGGAAAGTAGCGTGGTTCAATTGGCTAAACTACCACCATTACATCGTGATCCATTTGACAGGATGCTTGTTTGTCAGGCTTTACAGAATGGTCTGACGATTGCGACAGTAGATTCAGCAGTTCGTGCCTACCCAGTTAGTTTCATATAA
- a CDS encoding type II toxin-antitoxin system Phd/YefM family antitoxin, producing the protein MLNVTVDDIQRDPLKYLNQVEAGETLVIFRSDKPIAELKPVASSKQLRPFGLCAGEFIVPDDFDAPLPEDLLNAFEGK; encoded by the coding sequence ATGTTAAATGTAACGGTTGATGATATTCAGCGCGATCCTCTTAAGTATCTGAATCAAGTAGAGGCGGGTGAGACACTTGTCATTTTTAGATCTGACAAACCAATTGCTGAACTTAAACCTGTTGCTAGTAGTAAGCAATTGCGACCCTTTGGTTTATGTGCAGGCGAGTTTATCGTTCCAGATGATTTCGATGCTCCCTTGCCTGAAGATCTGCTTAACGCATTCGAGGGCAAATGA